In one Arthrobacter jinronghuae genomic region, the following are encoded:
- a CDS encoding cobalamin-independent methionine synthase II family protein: MRKSTDRILTTHAGSLPRTPELIAANAARETDPADTGGYAELLQAAVADLVRRQRQAGIDIPNDGEYGHAMSANVDYGAWWSYSFARLGGLSVAETGIWDMEPHRSEPGNVVLTSFGDRRDRQRFSDAYTDPTSGITTGAQKVFPKVTGPVEYTGYDAVASDIANLKSGLAAAGLSEGFLASLSPGSCSRIANEYYATEEEFIYACADAMREEYLAIVDAGLIVQIDDPSIAENWDQINPEPSVADYLKFTQIRVEALNYALRGLPEEQIRFHLCWGSWHGPHTTDIEFRHLVDTLLQINAGGYSFEAGNVRHEHEWRVWEDTKLPDGKVLIPGVVSHATNVVEHPELVADRIERFARLVGRENVIASTDCGLGGRVHPQIAAAKLETLGEGARLASSRLW, translated from the coding sequence ATGCGCAAAAGCACTGACCGCATTTTGACCACCCACGCCGGTTCCCTCCCCCGGACCCCTGAACTGATCGCCGCGAACGCGGCCCGTGAAACCGACCCCGCGGATACCGGGGGCTACGCGGAACTGCTGCAGGCTGCCGTCGCTGACCTGGTGCGGCGCCAGCGCCAGGCAGGCATCGATATCCCGAACGACGGCGAATACGGGCATGCGATGTCCGCGAACGTCGACTACGGGGCCTGGTGGTCCTATTCGTTCGCGCGGCTTGGCGGCCTGAGTGTTGCCGAGACCGGGATCTGGGACATGGAACCGCACCGCTCGGAGCCGGGCAATGTTGTCCTCACCAGTTTCGGTGACCGCCGGGACCGTCAGCGCTTCTCCGATGCCTACACCGACCCGACCTCCGGTATCACCACCGGGGCGCAGAAGGTCTTCCCCAAGGTCACGGGTCCGGTGGAGTACACCGGGTACGACGCCGTGGCCAGCGACATTGCCAACCTCAAGTCCGGGTTGGCCGCGGCAGGTTTGTCCGAAGGTTTCCTCGCCTCGCTCTCCCCCGGTTCCTGTTCGCGGATTGCCAACGAGTACTACGCCACGGAGGAGGAGTTCATCTACGCCTGCGCGGATGCCATGCGGGAGGAATATCTTGCCATCGTGGACGCCGGGCTGATCGTCCAGATCGATGATCCGTCCATTGCGGAGAACTGGGACCAGATCAACCCCGAACCTTCGGTGGCCGACTACCTCAAGTTCACGCAGATCCGCGTCGAGGCCCTGAACTACGCCCTGCGCGGGCTGCCTGAGGAACAGATCCGCTTCCACCTGTGCTGGGGTTCCTGGCACGGGCCGCACACTACGGACATCGAGTTCCGCCACCTGGTGGACACCCTGCTGCAGATTAACGCCGGGGGCTACAGCTTCGAGGCAGGCAACGTGCGGCATGAGCACGAGTGGCGGGTCTGGGAAGATACCAAGCTGCCGGACGGGAAGGTTCTCATTCCCGGCGTGGTCTCCCACGCCACCAACGTGGTGGAACATCCGGAACTGGTGGCGGACCGGATCGAGCGCTTTGCCCGACTGGTGGGGCGGGAAAACGTTATTGCGTCCACCGACTGCGGGCTGGGCGGCCGGGTGCACCCGCAGATCGCGGCGGCGAAGCTGGAGACCCTGGGAGAAGGCGCCCGGCTGGCCAGCAGCCGGCTCTGGTAG
- a CDS encoding peptide MFS transporter, with product MSHTPSTSGVKEARKTFFGHPRMLANLFSVELWERFSFYGMQGILLYYMYYSTTDGGLGIDEAIAVSLVGAYGGGVYLSTILGAWLADRVFGAERVLFYAAALVMLGHISLAVLPGAVGLAAGLILIALGSGGVKANATSLVGTLYDEKDQRRDAGFSIFYMGINIGALIGPILTGLAWTEYGFHYGFGLAAIGMAIGLVQYGVTRKNLPESAHEVANPLPKQQYMKISLIAAAALVVIVLAVVFELLTAKNLAVVMAILAIVASVAYFVIILSSKKVNQVERRRVYSFMPLFIASAAFWALFQQQFTVVAMYADSSLNRTIFGWEMPPSWVQSINPVFIIIFAAVFAGVWTKMGDRQPSSPLKFAMGLAVMGLAFLAFIPFSGGAPNSTPLLAMAGILLLFTFAELFLSPIGLSVATKLAPEVFRTQMVALFFLSVSLGTTLAGWLAQFYDPATEVSYFTFSGVTAIILGIALAAATPSIKKLMGGVR from the coding sequence GTGAGCCATACCCCCAGTACCTCAGGCGTAAAAGAAGCGCGTAAAACCTTCTTCGGCCATCCCCGGATGTTGGCCAACCTCTTCAGCGTTGAGCTGTGGGAGCGATTCTCCTTCTACGGCATGCAGGGCATCCTGCTGTACTACATGTACTACAGCACCACCGACGGCGGCCTCGGCATCGACGAAGCCATTGCCGTCTCCCTGGTCGGCGCCTATGGCGGTGGCGTGTACCTCTCCACCATCCTCGGTGCATGGCTGGCGGACCGCGTCTTCGGCGCCGAACGAGTGCTGTTCTACGCTGCCGCACTGGTCATGCTCGGCCACATTTCCCTGGCTGTCCTGCCGGGCGCCGTCGGACTGGCCGCCGGCCTGATCCTGATCGCCCTGGGCTCCGGCGGTGTGAAGGCCAACGCGACATCGCTCGTCGGCACCCTGTACGACGAAAAGGACCAGCGGCGCGACGCCGGCTTCTCCATCTTCTACATGGGCATCAACATCGGCGCCCTGATCGGCCCGATCCTGACCGGCCTCGCCTGGACCGAATACGGGTTCCACTACGGCTTCGGCCTGGCCGCCATCGGCATGGCCATCGGCCTGGTGCAGTACGGGGTGACCCGGAAGAACCTGCCCGAATCCGCGCACGAGGTAGCCAACCCGCTGCCGAAGCAGCAGTACATGAAGATCAGCCTCATCGCGGCTGCCGCCTTGGTTGTCATCGTGCTGGCCGTTGTCTTCGAGCTGCTGACCGCCAAGAACCTTGCGGTGGTTATGGCGATCCTCGCCATCGTGGCCTCCGTCGCGTACTTCGTGATCATCCTCAGCAGCAAGAAGGTGAACCAGGTGGAACGCCGCCGGGTGTACTCCTTCATGCCGCTCTTTATTGCCAGTGCTGCTTTCTGGGCCTTGTTCCAGCAGCAGTTCACGGTGGTGGCAATGTACGCGGACAGCTCGCTGAACCGCACCATCTTCGGCTGGGAAATGCCGCCGAGCTGGGTGCAGTCCATCAACCCGGTCTTCATCATCATCTTCGCAGCCGTCTTCGCCGGCGTCTGGACCAAGATGGGCGACCGCCAGCCGTCCTCCCCGCTGAAGTTCGCCATGGGCCTGGCCGTCATGGGCCTCGCCTTCCTGGCCTTCATTCCGTTCTCGGGCGGCGCACCGAACAGCACCCCGCTGCTGGCCATGGCCGGGATCCTGCTGCTGTTCACGTTCGCTGAACTGTTCCTGTCCCCGATCGGCCTGTCCGTGGCAACCAAGCTGGCCCCGGAAGTCTTCCGGACCCAGATGGTGGCGCTGTTCTTCCTGTCCGTCTCCCTGGGCACCACCCTGGCGGGCTGGCTGGCCCAGTTCTACGACCCGGCAACCGAAGTCAGCTACTTCACCTTCAGCGGCGTTACCGCGATCATCCTGGGCATTGCCCTGGCTGCGGCCACACCGTCGATCAAGAAGCTCATGGGCGGCGTGCGCTAG
- a CDS encoding MsnO8 family LLM class oxidoreductase codes for MGMPSLSVPVSILDRANSREGFPESDALSAVLERAESADRLGYRRFWVAEHHAVAGIAGSAPAVLMAALAARTRSIRIGSGGVMLPNHQPLVVAEQAATLQALYPGRIDLGLGRSLGFTPAVRTALRAGPAEAGEFEAQLAELLTYLDGTAPITARPQDNGRTPVFVLATGAGVEIAARAGLGVVLGGPALFRQNSAGQTGALERYRSAFRPSDRFPRPYVLAAVNVAAAGTEEGARELLLPEAHALADSRTKGVFPALSAAESAAELSGRRQDLVRTTLETSVYGTVEQVHGRLEDLVASSGADELLVTGGAFDAEGQRESDRLLAGLF; via the coding sequence ATGGGTATGCCAAGCCTCAGTGTTCCCGTCTCAATCCTTGACCGCGCAAACTCCCGCGAAGGATTTCCCGAGTCGGATGCGCTTAGTGCCGTGCTTGAACGTGCCGAATCCGCAGACCGGCTGGGGTACCGGCGCTTTTGGGTTGCCGAGCACCACGCCGTGGCCGGGATCGCCGGCTCGGCGCCCGCCGTCCTGATGGCCGCGCTGGCGGCACGCACCCGCAGCATCCGGATCGGCTCCGGCGGTGTGATGCTCCCGAACCACCAGCCGCTGGTCGTAGCCGAGCAGGCAGCGACGCTGCAGGCCCTGTATCCCGGCCGGATCGATCTTGGCCTGGGCCGTTCCCTCGGGTTCACTCCGGCGGTGCGGACGGCACTGCGGGCGGGGCCGGCCGAGGCAGGGGAATTTGAAGCGCAGCTGGCGGAACTGCTCACCTATCTCGACGGCACTGCGCCGATCACCGCCCGCCCGCAGGACAACGGCCGAACGCCGGTGTTTGTGCTTGCCACCGGAGCAGGAGTGGAAATAGCAGCCCGGGCGGGTCTGGGCGTTGTCCTCGGCGGCCCGGCGCTGTTCCGGCAGAACAGCGCCGGGCAGACAGGTGCACTCGAACGCTACCGCTCGGCCTTCCGCCCCTCGGACCGTTTTCCCCGGCCCTACGTGCTTGCGGCGGTCAACGTCGCTGCGGCCGGCACCGAGGAAGGGGCAAGGGAACTGCTGCTGCCCGAGGCGCATGCCCTGGCCGATTCCCGGACCAAGGGGGTGTTTCCCGCCCTGTCAGCAGCGGAAAGCGCCGCCGAACTGTCCGGACGGCGGCAGGACCTGGTCCGCACTACCCTCGAGACCTCCGTCTACGGCACGGTGGAACAAGTGCACGGCAGGCTCGAGGACCTGGTGGCTTCCTCCGGTGCGGACGAGCTGCTCGTGACCGGCGGTGCCTTCGATGCCGAGGGGCAGCGGGAATCCGACCGGCTGCTGGCCGGCCTCTTCTAG
- a CDS encoding amidase: MPALHEMTAVELRDALASGGLGAEEATDHYLRRIEELNPTLGAFLTPTPELAVAEARAADAHRARGGELGQLHGMPLAHKDLTDVAGVRTTMGSAALDPWTAREDAPLPAVLRRAGAISLGKTQVPEFGLSSYSENRVGPPARNPRDPRLSPGGSSGGSAAAVAAGLIPFAPGTDGGGSVRIPAAATGLVGLKPNRGRIPAGSGQQDLGQFVVAGPLARNAADAALLLDAMVAEPHYRATSAAPVTGTFLAAALRAEGRFRIGVSTRSPFESRLEIRLDPEALQALETGIAALTGAGHDLLDADVVYDERYPDAFQVVWTAGLATAPLAPGGEERLTDLAAVMRQRALRRSAADLVGAVDVLRSFEAETIRQYSGYDMILTPTLAMTPRPLGWYTSDDAGAGDRADEDYARQCRYSPFTSMVNVCGLPAITLPVLDTAAGLPMGVQLIGRPGAEADLLSVAAQLGY, encoded by the coding sequence ATGCCCGCTCTCCACGAGATGACCGCCGTCGAACTCCGGGACGCCCTGGCCTCCGGCGGGCTCGGCGCGGAGGAAGCCACCGACCACTATCTGCGGCGCATCGAGGAGCTCAACCCGACTTTGGGGGCCTTCCTCACGCCGACGCCGGAACTCGCCGTCGCCGAGGCGAGGGCTGCGGACGCACACCGCGCCCGGGGCGGAGAGCTGGGACAGCTGCACGGAATGCCGTTGGCGCACAAGGACCTCACCGACGTGGCGGGCGTGCGCACCACCATGGGCAGCGCGGCCCTGGACCCGTGGACAGCCAGGGAGGATGCGCCCCTGCCTGCCGTCCTGCGCCGGGCCGGTGCGATCAGCCTCGGCAAGACGCAGGTACCCGAATTCGGACTCAGCAGTTACAGCGAAAACCGGGTCGGCCCGCCGGCGCGGAACCCGCGCGATCCGCGGCTCAGCCCCGGGGGATCCTCCGGCGGCAGCGCAGCAGCAGTCGCCGCCGGGCTGATCCCCTTTGCTCCGGGTACCGACGGCGGCGGCTCGGTACGCATCCCTGCGGCGGCTACCGGCCTGGTTGGCCTGAAGCCCAACCGCGGAAGGATCCCGGCCGGCTCGGGACAGCAGGACCTGGGCCAGTTCGTGGTGGCCGGCCCGCTGGCCCGGAACGCAGCGGATGCGGCACTGCTGCTGGACGCGATGGTCGCCGAACCCCATTACCGTGCCACCAGTGCTGCTCCCGTCACCGGAACGTTCCTTGCGGCTGCGCTGCGGGCCGAGGGCAGGTTCCGGATCGGCGTCAGCACCCGTTCACCCTTCGAATCCAGGTTGGAGATCCGGCTTGATCCCGAGGCACTGCAGGCGCTCGAAACCGGTATCGCGGCCCTGACCGGCGCCGGCCACGATCTGCTGGACGCGGACGTGGTTTATGACGAACGGTATCCGGACGCCTTCCAGGTGGTGTGGACGGCCGGTCTGGCCACCGCCCCCTTGGCACCGGGCGGGGAAGAACGGCTGACCGATCTTGCCGCCGTCATGCGTCAGCGCGCTCTACGGCGCAGTGCCGCGGACCTGGTGGGCGCCGTCGACGTCCTCCGTTCCTTTGAGGCCGAGACCATCCGGCAGTACAGCGGCTACGACATGATCCTGACGCCCACCCTGGCTATGACGCCGCGCCCCCTCGGCTGGTACACCAGCGACGACGCCGGCGCTGGTGACCGGGCGGACGAGGATTATGCCCGGCAGTGCCGGTACTCGCCGTTCACGTCCATGGTCAATGTCTGCGGGCTTCCCGCGATTACCCTTCCGGTGCTGGATACCGCGGCCGGCCTGCCGATGGGTGTCCAGCTGATCGGGCGGCCCGGCGCCGAGGCGGATCTGCTGTCCGTGGCAGCCCAGCTGGGGTACTGA
- a CDS encoding rhodanese-like domain-containing protein — translation MSEMQSVTVDTIPEGAKILDVREDYEWEAGHVDGALHIPLDRLPEALDDLDPDQDLAVICRTGGRSARATQWLEANGYSAVNVNGGMGAWLEAGKPMVSDNGQEPTVK, via the coding sequence ATGAGTGAGATGCAGAGTGTAACCGTAGACACCATTCCCGAGGGCGCGAAGATCCTCGACGTGCGGGAAGACTACGAATGGGAGGCCGGCCATGTTGACGGCGCCCTCCACATTCCGCTTGACCGGCTGCCCGAGGCCCTTGATGATCTGGACCCGGACCAGGACCTTGCCGTCATCTGCCGCACCGGCGGCCGAAGCGCCCGGGCCACGCAGTGGCTGGAAGCCAACGGCTACTCGGCCGTCAACGTTAACGGCGGGATGGGTGCCTGGCTTGAGGCGGGGAAGCCCATGGTTTCCGACAACGGGCAGGAACCGACCGTTAAATGA
- the pheA gene encoding prephenate dehydratase produces the protein MTHAADTQAAPHHRGPLGETVVYAYLGPEGTFTEAALLTIPGAQDAVRIPAPSVNSALEMVRSGQATAAVVPIENSVEGGVSATLDALSAGASLRIMREILVPITFVLAARPGVALADIRTVSTHTHAWAQCREWAAGNIPEAEYLPASSTAAAAVELSEPDPSFDAAICAPLVAQRLGLEVLREDIGDVRDAVTRFVMISLPGLLPEPTGSDKTTLVVPLPEDHPGALMEILDQFSTRGVNLSRIESRPTGMFLGDYFFSIDADGHIADARMADALKGLHRISPELRFLGSYPRADHRESEIPRHTSDEAFRAADIWFESLLNGY, from the coding sequence ATGACGCATGCCGCCGACACCCAGGCCGCTCCGCACCACCGCGGCCCGCTGGGGGAAACCGTAGTTTACGCCTACCTGGGTCCGGAGGGCACCTTCACGGAGGCTGCTCTGCTGACCATCCCGGGTGCACAGGACGCCGTCCGCATTCCGGCGCCCAGCGTGAACTCCGCACTGGAAATGGTGCGCTCCGGGCAGGCCACGGCTGCCGTGGTGCCGATTGAAAACTCGGTGGAGGGCGGCGTCAGCGCCACCCTCGATGCGCTTTCCGCCGGTGCCTCGCTGCGGATCATGAGGGAAATCCTGGTCCCCATCACGTTTGTCCTGGCGGCGCGTCCGGGGGTGGCCCTGGCGGATATCCGTACAGTTTCCACCCATACCCATGCCTGGGCACAGTGCCGGGAATGGGCCGCAGGAAATATTCCCGAGGCGGAATATTTGCCTGCCTCCTCAACTGCGGCGGCAGCAGTGGAACTCAGCGAGCCGGATCCGTCCTTCGACGCCGCGATCTGCGCACCGCTGGTGGCGCAGCGGCTCGGGCTGGAAGTTCTGCGCGAGGACATCGGCGATGTGCGCGATGCCGTGACCAGGTTCGTGATGATCAGCCTGCCCGGCCTGCTTCCCGAACCGACCGGTTCCGACAAGACCACCCTGGTGGTTCCCCTGCCGGAGGACCACCCCGGCGCCCTGATGGAAATCCTGGACCAGTTTTCCACCCGCGGGGTGAACCTGAGCCGGATCGAGTCCCGTCCCACGGGTATGTTCCTTGGTGATTACTTCTTCAGCATCGACGCTGACGGCCACATTGCGGATGCCCGGATGGCGGATGCATTGAAGGGCCTGCACCGGATCAGCCCGGAACTGCGTTTCCTGGGCTCATATCCGCGCGCGGACCACCGCGAGTCGGAGATACCCCGGCACACCAGTGACGAGGCTTTTCGGGCCGCTGATATTTGGTTCGAGTCCCTGCTGAACGGATACTAG
- a CDS encoding DNA topoisomerase IB, giving the protein MGRLRRSNCEHPGYSRRRWGKGFSYRDVRGNVITDRTVVARIRSLAIPPAWTDVWISPYPNGHIQATGTDAAGRKQYMYHPQWREMKDREKFDRALAFAQSLPAARRLITKHLRAEGCGSERALAAALRIVDAGALRVGGTRYAEANGSYGTTTLRIEHVRLDGTEVRFDFPGKSGQEWHTSIKDADLAAALEPMLRRPDADTALAYLGADGAWHSVDAAQLNAFLKEVTGGEFSAKDFRTWQATVVAAMSLARMAPAAATNRVKQKAVAATARDVAEHLGNTPAIARKSYIDPRVVDRFFDDQVIPVTGFSASETATRMMLED; this is encoded by the coding sequence ATGGGCCGTCTGCGGCGAAGCAACTGCGAACATCCCGGTTACTCCCGCCGCCGCTGGGGCAAGGGGTTCAGTTACCGGGACGTCCGCGGCAACGTCATCACCGACCGGACGGTCGTGGCCCGGATCCGTTCGCTGGCCATTCCGCCGGCCTGGACGGATGTCTGGATCAGCCCGTACCCCAACGGCCACATCCAGGCGACGGGAACCGACGCCGCCGGACGTAAGCAGTACATGTACCACCCGCAGTGGCGTGAGATGAAGGACCGGGAGAAATTCGACCGCGCCCTCGCCTTCGCCCAGTCCCTTCCGGCGGCCCGCCGCCTGATCACCAAGCATCTGCGCGCCGAGGGCTGCGGTTCGGAACGTGCCCTGGCGGCAGCCCTGCGGATTGTCGACGCCGGCGCGCTGCGCGTGGGCGGCACCCGCTATGCGGAGGCCAACGGTTCCTACGGCACCACCACCCTGCGGATCGAGCATGTGCGGCTGGACGGAACGGAAGTGCGCTTCGACTTCCCCGGCAAGAGCGGGCAGGAATGGCACACCTCCATCAAGGATGCCGACCTCGCGGCCGCCCTCGAACCGATGCTCCGCCGCCCGGATGCGGACACGGCGCTGGCCTACCTCGGGGCTGACGGTGCCTGGCACAGTGTCGATGCGGCCCAGCTGAACGCCTTCCTGAAGGAAGTCACGGGCGGAGAATTCAGTGCCAAGGACTTCCGCACCTGGCAGGCCACGGTGGTGGCGGCCATGTCCCTGGCCCGGATGGCGCCGGCAGCCGCCACCAATCGGGTGAAGCAGAAGGCCGTGGCGGCCACCGCACGCGACGTGGCGGAGCACTTGGGCAACACCCCGGCGATCGCCCGCAAGTCCTACATCGACCCCCGCGTGGTGGACCGTTTCTTCGACGACCAGGTCATCCCCGTGACGGGGTTCTCCGCTTCGGAGACCGCAACCCGGATGATGCTCGAGGATTAA
- a CDS encoding diacylglycerol/lipid kinase family protein, translating to MPVEITLLLVLVAALLASAATWAIAGTRSRRRAAADASVFAPRGAAHQRVAMVVNPVKALAADAEALLRASCELAGWDPPLILETTVDSPGYLQALQALESGADVVLAAGGDGTIREVSRAVAHSGAALGLIPLGTGNLLARNLDISVADLAGNIRNSLHGDVRRIDMADIVLEDASTGGRSHNAFLVMGGIGLDAQVIAATRDELKKRVGWLAYSEAGVRLLPGRRTRMTVSIDDGPAQSQKVHSVLVANTGRLPAGIDFIPDAVVDDGLLDVVIISPRSVLGWAWVAGKVMTRYPKDLPVIRHHRVRKITVTVAEPTQTQLDGDLTGPATTITVEVDAGALLVRVPPSPVLPPEA from the coding sequence ATGCCCGTTGAAATTACCCTCCTCCTTGTCCTCGTCGCCGCCCTGTTGGCCTCCGCCGCAACCTGGGCCATTGCCGGCACCCGAAGCAGGCGGCGGGCGGCGGCGGACGCTTCGGTGTTCGCCCCGCGCGGAGCGGCCCACCAGCGGGTGGCGATGGTCGTGAACCCGGTCAAGGCGCTTGCTGCCGACGCCGAGGCGCTGCTGCGGGCTTCCTGCGAGCTCGCAGGCTGGGATCCGCCGCTGATCCTGGAAACCACAGTGGACAGCCCGGGCTACCTGCAGGCGCTGCAGGCACTGGAGTCCGGGGCCGACGTCGTCCTCGCCGCGGGCGGCGACGGCACCATCCGCGAGGTCTCGCGCGCGGTCGCGCATTCCGGTGCCGCCCTGGGCCTGATCCCGCTGGGCACCGGCAACCTCCTTGCCAGGAACCTGGATATCTCCGTGGCGGACCTGGCGGGAAACATCCGCAACTCGCTGCACGGGGATGTGCGGCGGATCGATATGGCCGACATTGTGCTCGAAGACGCCTCCACGGGCGGGCGTTCCCACAATGCATTCCTGGTGATGGGCGGGATCGGCCTGGATGCCCAGGTAATCGCCGCCACCAGGGATGAGCTCAAGAAGCGCGTGGGCTGGCTGGCCTACAGCGAAGCCGGCGTCCGCCTCCTGCCGGGGCGGCGGACACGGATGACCGTGAGCATAGACGACGGTCCGGCGCAGTCACAGAAGGTGCACAGCGTGCTGGTGGCCAACACCGGACGCCTGCCCGCCGGAATCGATTTCATTCCCGACGCCGTGGTGGATGACGGGCTCCTGGACGTCGTCATCATCAGCCCGCGCAGCGTCCTGGGCTGGGCCTGGGTGGCGGGCAAAGTAATGACGCGCTACCCCAAGGACCTCCCGGTGATCCGGCACCACCGGGTCCGGAAAATCACGGTGACCGTCGCGGAACCCACCCAGACGCAGCTCGACGGCGACCTGACCGGACCCGCCACCACCATCACCGTGGAGGTGGACGCCGGCGCCCTGCTGGTCCGGGTGCCGCCCTCGCCCGTCCTGCCGCCGGAGGCATAG
- the serS gene encoding serine--tRNA ligase encodes MIDVNELRENPEKFRASQRARLADESLVDAIISADASRRDARTRYETLRAEQNAFGKRVAAAKGEEKQALLAEVKELAAAVKAAGAEADAIQAESDALLRRIPNLVSDGVPVGGEDDFEVVKTVGKPRDFEAEGFKPRDHLEIGELLGAIDMERGAKVSGSRFYFLRGVGARLELALLNMAMDQAVKAGFVPMITPTLVRPETMQGTGFDVAHDAEIYRLAEDDLYLVGTSEVPLAGYHADEILELDGGPVRYAGWSSCYRREAGSHGKDTRGIIRVHQFNKVEMFVYTRPEDAAEEHQRLLAWEEEMLAKVELPYRVIDTAAGDLGMSAARKFDCEAWVPTQNAYRELTSTSNCTTFQARRLNIRERQAEGKGTRAVATLNGTLATTRWIVAILEHHQNPDGSVNVPAALQPYLGGLEVLPVL; translated from the coding sequence GTGATCGATGTAAATGAGCTCCGCGAAAACCCCGAAAAATTCCGAGCCTCGCAGCGCGCCCGGCTGGCCGACGAGAGCCTTGTGGACGCGATCATTTCCGCTGACGCCTCCCGCCGCGACGCCCGGACCCGCTACGAGACCCTGCGCGCCGAGCAGAACGCCTTCGGCAAGCGTGTCGCCGCCGCCAAGGGTGAAGAGAAGCAGGCCCTGCTGGCCGAGGTGAAGGAACTGGCTGCCGCGGTCAAGGCCGCCGGCGCCGAGGCTGACGCCATCCAGGCCGAATCCGACGCGCTGCTGCGCCGGATCCCGAACCTGGTGTCCGACGGTGTTCCGGTCGGAGGCGAGGACGATTTCGAGGTAGTCAAGACCGTCGGCAAGCCCCGCGACTTCGAGGCCGAGGGCTTCAAGCCCCGCGACCACCTGGAAATCGGCGAGCTGCTCGGCGCCATCGACATGGAACGCGGCGCCAAGGTCTCCGGCTCCCGCTTCTACTTCCTGCGCGGCGTCGGTGCCCGCCTCGAACTGGCACTGCTGAACATGGCGATGGACCAGGCTGTGAAGGCCGGATTCGTCCCGATGATCACCCCCACCCTGGTCCGCCCCGAGACGATGCAGGGTACCGGCTTCGACGTCGCGCACGACGCCGAGATCTACCGCCTGGCCGAAGACGACCTGTACCTCGTGGGCACCTCCGAGGTGCCGCTGGCCGGCTACCACGCAGACGAAATCCTCGAGCTGGACGGCGGCCCCGTCCGCTACGCCGGCTGGTCCTCCTGCTACCGCCGCGAAGCCGGCTCGCACGGCAAGGACACCCGCGGCATCATCCGCGTCCACCAGTTCAACAAAGTGGAAATGTTTGTCTACACCCGGCCGGAGGATGCAGCGGAAGAGCACCAGCGGCTGCTGGCCTGGGAAGAGGAAATGCTGGCCAAGGTCGAACTGCCCTACCGGGTCATCGACACGGCTGCCGGCGACCTGGGCATGTCCGCGGCACGGAAGTTCGACTGCGAGGCCTGGGTTCCCACCCAGAATGCCTACCGCGAGCTGACCTCCACCTCCAACTGCACCACTTTCCAGGCCCGGCGCCTGAACATCCGTGAACGGCAGGCTGAAGGCAAGGGCACCCGTGCCGTGGCCACCCTGAACGGAACGCTGGCCACCACCCGCTGGATCGTCGCCATTCTGGAACACCACCAGAACCCGGACGGCTCCGTTAATGTCCCGGCTGCGCTCCAGCCGTACCTGGGCGGCCTGGAAGTCCTTCCGGTCCTCTAG
- a CDS encoding HAD family hydrolase has product MTTLSTAGIEDQRTPDKRHLVALDVDGTLVDHDGHMSPGVREAARKASEAGHHLVVATGRSYGAALPILELLGLTKGYCVCSNGAVTLRLDPALEDGYEVMDRVVFDPKPALAALRAKLPTAKFALEDAEGRFLSTERFQDASFGAEALAVDFESMLEAQAVRVVVFSTDSTAEEFGEAVEAIGLHGVTYSVGWTAWLDIAASGVTKASALEQVRRRLEVDPTLTIGLGDGRNDIEMLDWAARGVAMGQAPDEVLAAASEVTGTVYEDGAASVLSSVLDGTA; this is encoded by the coding sequence ATGACAACTTTGAGTACCGCTGGCATCGAAGACCAGCGAACCCCTGACAAGCGACACCTGGTAGCCCTCGACGTAGACGGAACCCTCGTAGACCATGACGGCCACATGTCCCCGGGCGTGCGCGAGGCCGCCCGAAAGGCCTCGGAAGCAGGTCATCACCTGGTGGTGGCCACCGGCAGGTCTTACGGCGCCGCGCTGCCCATCCTCGAACTCCTGGGTCTGACCAAGGGATACTGCGTCTGCTCCAACGGTGCCGTAACCCTGCGCCTGGATCCCGCCCTCGAAGACGGCTACGAAGTTATGGACCGTGTGGTCTTCGACCCGAAACCGGCACTGGCCGCGCTGCGGGCAAAGCTTCCCACCGCAAAATTCGCCCTGGAGGATGCGGAAGGGCGCTTCCTGTCCACCGAACGGTTCCAGGACGCCAGCTTCGGCGCCGAAGCCCTCGCGGTGGACTTTGAGTCCATGCTGGAGGCACAGGCCGTCCGCGTGGTGGTTTTCAGCACCGACAGCACCGCAGAGGAATTCGGCGAGGCGGTGGAGGCGATCGGCCTGCACGGCGTGACCTATTCCGTGGGCTGGACCGCCTGGCTGGATATCGCAGCGTCCGGCGTCACCAAGGCCAGCGCGCTGGAGCAGGTCCGCCGCCGGCTGGAGGTCGACCCGACGCTGACCATTGGTCTGGGCGACGGCCGCAACGACATCGAGATGCTGGACTGGGCCGCCCGCGGCGTAGCCATGGGACAGGCACCGGACGAGGTCCTGGCAGCAGCATCCGAGGTCACCGGCACGGTCTACGAGGACGGTGCGGCGAGCGTGCTGTCCAGCGTGCTGGACGGCACGGCCTAG